In one Candidatus Delongbacteria bacterium genomic region, the following are encoded:
- a CDS encoding PAS domain S-box protein: MKDKIYISELRKRAEDIFNNQNNNDSEVNENKDEIQRIMEELSIYHIELELQNQELQEKQNLLEKEKKKFLDIYKSAPIGYLLINKEGIIIEANDNAELLFGKKNESIKLTPFIVFLRGNNINLFFNHLKSVFTAKDDSNKNLELSIVTRRGHIKSLRLISNLHDENYCRTIIEDITDLKASEERVKKLNERLEASMSAGNIAWWEVELPSGNVKFNENKSRMLGYQKEQFNTYKDFMNLVHPEDYDNTMKAMTDLLTGKKRKYECEYRICNSNGEYMWFYDVGQITVRNGEYFKITGIVTNITERKKSEIELKERENKLRSIFSNSISAIALVDTDGRYLEINRRYEEITELKREEIIGQKLGFITYGEDCENVKSGLSDILSGKIDSYDDTTRIIVKSGKTKWIKTHGKCFYNTNSDVEYIHIEFIDITQEKELELELLRSKEQYRLAMDGIDDGLWDWNLVNNTLYFSPKWKNVIGYEDHELENSFETFQKLLHPNDKERILDRINKFLEDSRGLYSEEFRFEHKNGHYIWILARGKGVFDSLGRMIRISGTHRDITKSKEAEIRVEEQKNFLKLLIDSIPIPIYFKGLDGRYNGCNDAFELLIGKQETEIIGKTVFDLYPTDLAETYFKQDKYLFENVDKQIYESYVKDEGNKYREVIFYKASLVDIEGNITGLVGSVVDISERKKFEENILKLSKAIEQSPATTVITDTEGNIEYANRRFCEITGYSLDEVKGRNPRILKSGKQEQKIYIDLWDSIRNGDEWKGLFHNKKKDGEYYWESATIVPIKNESGSIINYLKVGEDVTKRLEYEEELKRNQKKLQNILNTFPDDIYLINDKHEVVYYNESVARKLRQNPNETLCYKAIYGLDDVCDWCVKGKIAKQGDVQRTVYYDDKNDKHFNVYVGLVEEGLTLSVLHDVTDIKKAELKVVESEKKYKELFESNTESITIFPITQNGPGKFLDCNLNAMKLIGYTKEELMNLSPLDIEVEITEDLKNKRVSTISKDGIIDIETKIKNKNGSIIDVAIKSVLIDLNGKPAIMNIARDITEFKRNQEKVELNAHRVIDLLELSQYKPETATDVLNKGLETALKITKSEMGFIHFYDESKQKLTFASWSEKAMDECKMNDFERSYDLNQLGLLGESVRRREPVIVNDYLNSESGRNGVPKGHVKIKNFLSIPYFEKGKIVSIIAVSNKKGNYDNDDQLQLTLLMNTVWSIYKERIDDFRIRELVQKLEISNQTKDKFFSIIAHDLRNPFTSIIGFTDLVIDSYEVFEKKNILKYIEIISNSANSAYKLLENLLEWSRSQTGSIVFSPELVYIDDKIIEIYDSLKSLFEKKNLIVEFDIKGSNTLSCDPNMISTILRNLITNAIKFTPINGRIEISSEELEDEFLFVVKDNGVGMDDVIKNKLFKIEEKVSSLGTENEKGTGLGLLLCKEFVTKHSGKIWVESEVNQGSSFCFTIPKKIDMR, translated from the coding sequence ATGAAAGATAAAATTTATATATCTGAATTACGAAAAAGAGCTGAAGATATTTTTAACAATCAAAACAATAATGATTCTGAAGTAAATGAAAACAAAGATGAAATTCAAAGAATTATGGAAGAACTCTCCATTTATCATATTGAGTTAGAATTACAAAATCAAGAATTACAGGAAAAGCAAAATCTTTTGGAAAAAGAAAAAAAGAAATTTTTAGATATATATAAAAGTGCACCTATAGGTTATTTATTGATCAATAAAGAAGGTATAATTATTGAAGCGAATGATAATGCTGAACTTTTGTTTGGGAAAAAAAATGAAAGCATCAAACTGACACCATTTATTGTTTTTTTAAGAGGAAATAATATCAACCTATTCTTTAATCATTTAAAATCTGTTTTTACGGCGAAAGATGACTCAAATAAAAATTTAGAACTTTCTATAGTAACAAGAAGAGGTCATATTAAAAGTCTTCGATTAATAAGTAATCTTCACGATGAAAATTATTGTCGAACTATCATTGAAGATATTACAGATTTAAAAGCCTCAGAAGAGAGAGTTAAAAAGCTAAATGAGAGGCTAGAAGCTTCCATGTCTGCAGGTAATATTGCATGGTGGGAAGTGGAATTACCTTCTGGAAATGTTAAATTTAATGAAAATAAAAGTCGAATGCTCGGTTATCAAAAGGAACAATTTAACACATATAAAGACTTTATGAACCTAGTTCACCCTGAGGATTATGATAATACTATGAAGGCTATGACAGATCTGCTTACTGGTAAGAAAAGAAAATACGAATGTGAATATAGAATTTGCAATTCAAATGGCGAATATATGTGGTTTTATGATGTAGGTCAGATAACTGTGAGGAATGGGGAATATTTTAAAATCACCGGTATAGTAACAAATATTACTGAAAGAAAAAAATCTGAGATTGAGTTAAAAGAGAGAGAAAATAAACTTAGATCTATCTTTTCAAATTCTATTTCTGCTATTGCTTTGGTTGATACTGATGGTAGATATTTGGAAATAAATCGTCGTTATGAAGAGATTACAGAATTGAAAAGAGAAGAAATAATTGGTCAAAAACTAGGGTTTATTACTTATGGTGAAGATTGTGAAAATGTAAAATCTGGTTTATCAGATATATTGTCTGGTAAAATCGATTCTTATGACGATACAACAAGAATTATTGTAAAATCGGGTAAAACAAAGTGGATTAAAACTCATGGCAAATGTTTTTATAATACTAATTCTGATGTTGAGTATATTCATATAGAATTTATCGATATTACTCAAGAAAAAGAACTTGAATTAGAACTTCTGAGAAGTAAAGAGCAATATAGATTGGCTATGGACGGAATTGATGATGGACTTTGGGATTGGAATTTAGTGAATAATACTCTTTATTTTTCTCCTAAATGGAAGAATGTGATAGGTTATGAAGACCATGAATTGGAAAACTCATTTGAAACATTTCAAAAATTACTACATCCAAATGATAAAGAAAGAATACTGGATAGAATAAATAAGTTTTTGGAAGATAGTAGAGGTTTATACTCTGAAGAATTTAGGTTTGAGCATAAAAATGGACATTATATTTGGATATTAGCAAGAGGTAAAGGTGTTTTTGATAGCTTAGGAAGAATGATAAGAATTTCTGGTACTCATAGAGATATTACAAAGTCAAAAGAGGCTGAAATTCGTGTTGAAGAGCAGAAGAACTTCTTAAAACTTTTAATAGATAGTATTCCTATTCCAATATATTTTAAAGGTTTAGATGGTAGATACAACGGTTGTAATGATGCTTTCGAACTTTTGATTGGCAAGCAAGAGACAGAAATAATTGGAAAAACTGTTTTTGATCTATATCCTACTGATCTTGCGGAAACATATTTTAAACAGGATAAATACTTATTTGAAAATGTTGATAAACAGATTTATGAAAGTTATGTCAAAGATGAAGGTAATAAATATCGAGAAGTGATTTTTTATAAAGCTAGTCTTGTAGACATTGAAGGTAATATTACAGGTTTAGTTGGTAGCGTGGTAGATATCTCTGAAAGAAAGAAATTTGAAGAGAATATATTAAAACTTTCAAAAGCTATTGAACAGAGTCCTGCTACTACAGTTATAACTGATACTGAAGGTAATATTGAATATGCTAATCGTAGGTTTTGTGAAATAACTGGATATAGTCTAGATGAGGTCAAAGGTAGAAATCCAAGGATTTTAAAATCTGGAAAGCAAGAGCAAAAAATATATATTGATTTATGGGATTCGATTAGAAATGGGGATGAATGGAAAGGTTTGTTTCACAATAAAAAGAAGGATGGAGAGTACTATTGGGAGTCAGCAACAATAGTTCCAATTAAAAATGAAAGCGGAAGTATAATAAATTATCTAAAAGTAGGTGAAGATGTTACTAAAAGACTTGAATATGAAGAAGAGTTAAAAAGAAATCAAAAAAAATTACAGAACATACTTAATACTTTTCCTGATGATATTTATCTGATAAATGATAAACATGAGGTTGTTTACTACAATGAATCTGTGGCTAGAAAATTGAGACAAAATCCAAATGAAACGCTTTGTTATAAAGCCATTTATGGTTTGGATGATGTCTGTGATTGGTGTGTAAAAGGAAAGATTGCAAAACAGGGCGATGTTCAAAGAACAGTTTATTATGATGATAAAAACGATAAGCATTTTAATGTTTATGTTGGTTTAGTCGAGGAAGGTTTAACCTTGTCTGTTCTTCATGACGTTACCGATATTAAAAAAGCTGAGTTAAAAGTAGTAGAGAGTGAAAAAAAATATAAAGAGTTGTTTGAATCCAATACTGAAAGCATTACTATTTTTCCAATTACACAGAATGGTCCGGGTAAGTTTTTAGATTGTAATTTAAATGCTATGAAGCTAATAGGATATACAAAAGAAGAACTTATGAATCTTAGTCCTTTAGATATTGAGGTCGAGATAACCGAAGATCTTAAAAATAAAAGAGTTTCTACAATAAGTAAGGATGGAATAATCGATATTGAAACGAAGATTAAGAACAAAAATGGTTCCATAATTGACGTTGCAATAAAATCTGTACTTATTGATCTGAATGGTAAACCTGCTATTATGAATATTGCGAGGGACATTACAGAATTTAAAAGGAATCAAGAAAAGGTTGAGTTAAATGCTCACAGAGTCATTGACCTATTAGAGCTATCTCAATATAAACCAGAAACTGCAACGGATGTTTTAAACAAAGGTCTTGAAACTGCTTTAAAAATCACTAAAAGTGAGATGGGTTTTATTCATTTCTACGATGAAAGTAAGCAAAAGTTAACTTTTGCAAGTTGGTCAGAAAAGGCTATGGACGAGTGTAAAATGAATGACTTTGAAAGATCTTATGATTTAAACCAATTAGGTCTTCTTGGTGAGTCAGTTCGCAGAAGAGAACCGGTAATTGTTAATGATTATTTAAATTCAGAAAGTGGAAGAAATGGAGTTCCAAAAGGACATGTTAAGATCAAAAATTTTCTATCAATTCCATATTTTGAAAAAGGAAAGATTGTTTCAATAATTGCGGTTTCAAATAAAAAAGGTAATTACGATAATGATGATCAATTACAACTAACCCTTCTAATGAATACTGTGTGGTCAATTTATAAAGAGAGAATAGATGATTTCAGAATAAGAGAACTTGTACAGAAATTGGAGATTTCTAATCAAACTAAAGACAAATTTTTCAGCATCATTGCACATGATCTTAGAAATCCATTTACAAGTATTATTGGATTTACTGACCTTGTTATTGATTCTTATGAAGTTTTTGAGAAGAAAAACATTTTAAAATATATTGAGATTATTTCAAACTCTGCAAATAGTGCATATAAGCTTTTAGAGAATCTTTTGGAATGGTCTAGATCTCAAACGGGAAGTATAGTGTTTAGCCCTGAATTAGTGTATATTGATGACAAAATAATTGAAATTTATGATTCTTTAAAATCCTTATTTGAAAAGAAAAATCTTATTGTTGAGTTCGATATTAAAGGTAGCAATACTCTATCATGTGACCCTAATATGATCAGTACTATTCTTAGAAATCTAATTACAAATGCTATCAAGTTTACTCCGATTAATGGGCGAATAGAGATAAGCTCTGAAGAACTTGAGGATGAATTTTTATTCGTAGTAAAAGATAATGGAGTAGGGATGGATGATGTTATAAAAAATAAGCTATTCAAAATTGAAGAGAAAGTTTCTAGTCTTGGTACTGAAAATGAGAAGGGGACGGGCTTAGGTTTGTTACTTTGTAAAGAGTTTGTAACGAAACATAGTGGAAAAATATGGGTTGAAAGCGAAGTAAATCAGGGATCTTCATTCTGTTTTACAATACCAAAAAAAATAGATATGAGGTAA
- a CDS encoding permease, with the protein MYFLIVITSVALVISFFFDKKKTLMAVKNGLTLFSKMITSILSILILLSLVFYLVPNEMIINYLGENSGFLGFITSSILGSIAMIPGFIVFPMTGLLKDMGISISIISVFITTLMMVGVVTLPLEIKYFGRKAAILRNLLSLIGALVVGLLVSFFWSYL; encoded by the coding sequence TTGTATTTTCTGATTGTAATAACGTCTGTTGCTCTAGTGATCTCATTCTTTTTTGATAAAAAAAAGACACTTATGGCTGTAAAAAATGGGTTAACTCTTTTTTCTAAAATGATTACCTCGATTTTATCAATTTTGATATTGTTAAGTTTGGTATTTTATCTTGTTCCAAACGAGATGATTATTAACTATCTTGGAGAAAATTCAGGTTTTTTAGGCTTCATTACTTCATCAATTTTAGGTTCCATTGCTATGATTCCTGGTTTTATTGTTTTTCCAATGACCGGTCTTTTGAAAGATATGGGTATAAGTATCTCTATAATTTCTGTATTTATCACCACTCTCATGATGGTTGGAGTTGTAACATTGCCTCTTGAAATAAAATATTTTGGAAGAAAAGCTGCTATTTTAAGAAATTTATTAAGTTTAATTGGAGCACTTGTAGTTGGTTTGCTAGTTTCTTTTTTTTGGAGTTATCTATGA
- a CDS encoding response regulator, producing the protein MNSKKFDLLTKLAKILENDSSNNDLVNFKSELENYISSEEDLYRESSDEESFIILDKNGTIYDFSEDIGEFLQLSDKDKAVTSILFLLDEMTLKDLFKYIEKVYKGENYSSTIYSILNLSKTDKKITTIFSSKIIDDGKCYCSIHFVNDLNNSAAIDKKNKENLIKFKKYKILITDDEDLNLTLIESHLKDIFENIEVYKASNGNEAVEIFKREKPNLIFMDVNMPKISGLEATKEIRLLNNLVQPIIIALTGGDKVNDKEDCLSAGMNDFLNKPFTSHSLISILERYVDGVNFKKRECEDNKQKNIDNVHYDERDALRRFLGDKELLDSSIKVFFENVYERYEKLVNAYENKNLSMLKLNIHSFKSSAGNLSFQRLYKLLKNSEIDMKLETISEHLKLIKKEIDLLQNLFKDKY; encoded by the coding sequence ATGAATAGTAAGAAATTTGATTTACTTACAAAATTGGCAAAAATATTAGAAAATGATTCTAGTAATAATGATTTAGTTAATTTTAAATCTGAATTAGAGAATTATATAAGTAGTGAGGAAGATCTTTATAGGGAGTCATCTGATGAGGAATCTTTCATTATTTTAGATAAAAACGGTACTATTTATGATTTTAGTGAAGATATTGGGGAATTTCTACAACTTTCTGATAAAGATAAAGCAGTAACATCAATACTGTTTTTACTTGATGAGATGACTTTAAAAGATTTGTTTAAGTATATAGAGAAAGTTTATAAAGGAGAAAACTATTCATCTACAATATATTCCATTCTAAATCTTTCTAAAACTGATAAGAAAATTACAACAATCTTTTCCTCTAAAATAATTGATGATGGTAAATGTTATTGCTCTATACATTTTGTAAATGATTTAAATAATTCTGCAGCTATTGATAAAAAAAATAAAGAAAATTTGATTAAATTTAAAAAATATAAAATTTTGATCACGGATGATGAGGATTTGAATTTAACTCTTATTGAATCGCATTTAAAAGATATTTTTGAAAACATCGAAGTGTATAAGGCAAGTAATGGTAATGAGGCGGTAGAAATTTTTAAAAGAGAAAAGCCTAATTTGATTTTTATGGATGTAAATATGCCCAAAATAAGTGGTCTTGAAGCTACCAAAGAGATTAGATTATTAAATAATTTAGTACAGCCGATAATAATTGCACTCACTGGGGGAGATAAAGTTAATGATAAAGAGGACTGTTTAAGTGCTGGAATGAATGATTTTCTAAATAAACCATTCACAAGTCATTCCCTAATATCGATTCTCGAGAGATATGTTGATGGTGTAAATTTCAAAAAAAGAGAGTGTGAGGATAACAAACAAAAAAATATAGACAATGTTCATTATGATGAGAGAGATGCTTTAAGAAGGTTTTTAGGAGATAAGGAGCTACTGGATTCTTCGATAAAAGTATTTTTTGAAAATGTATATGAAAGATATGAAAAATTAGTAAATGCTTATGAGAATAAAAATTTATCTATGCTCAAACTGAATATTCATTCATTTAAAAGCTCAGCTGGGAATTTAAGTTTTCAGAGGCTATATAAATTATTGAAAAATTCGGAAATAGATATGAAACTAGAGACGATTTCAGAACATTTAAAGCTAATTAAAAAGGAAATAGATTTATTACAAAATTTATTCAAAGATAAATATTGA
- a CDS encoding methionine adenosyltransferase: protein MRRVLTSECVGYGHPDKVADQISDALLDAYIEKDANAHVAVETLVKDNHIVVAGEVTGVNSEKVNVEQVIRNAAIEAGYNDDKLGFNGNTCHITNLISKQSAEIHNAVENDHENIGAGDQGIMFGYASNDTPDYMPMTIWLSRVLLNCAMKTRDLHPGRLHTDCKSQISVEYDGNKAIAIKDIVFSIHHEKDVTREELNNLWEETVRSFKQILKDNEMMYLWNDDIHFHINPAGLWTFGGPAADSGLTGRKIVVDQYGCHCPIGGGAFSGKNPTKVDRSAAYIARNIAKSIVANGYSDICQVELSYAIGVKEPTAINIECFDTNKIDITEIINKVQNSYNLTPNGIIKCLDLKKPIYHRTAKCGHFGINGYKWEEIKQF, encoded by the coding sequence ATGAGAAGAGTACTTACCAGTGAATGTGTAGGATACGGCCATCCTGACAAAGTTGCCGACCAGATAAGTGATGCATTGCTAGATGCTTACATAGAAAAAGATGCAAACGCACATGTTGCTGTGGAAACATTAGTTAAAGATAATCATATTGTTGTTGCAGGTGAAGTAACAGGTGTAAATTCTGAAAAAGTCAATGTCGAACAAGTCATCAGAAACGCTGCAATTGAAGCTGGATATAACGATGATAAGCTTGGTTTCAATGGCAATACCTGTCACATTACAAATCTGATTTCCAAGCAATCTGCCGAAATTCACAATGCAGTAGAAAATGACCATGAAAATATTGGAGCTGGTGATCAGGGAATTATGTTTGGATATGCTTCCAATGATACTCCTGACTATATGCCAATGACTATTTGGCTTTCCAGAGTTCTTTTAAATTGTGCTATGAAAACAAGAGATTTACACCCTGGGAGATTGCATACTGATTGTAAATCACAAATATCAGTTGAGTACGATGGAAATAAGGCTATTGCAATCAAAGATATCGTGTTTTCTATTCATCACGAAAAAGATGTTACAAGAGAAGAGTTAAACAATCTTTGGGAAGAAACTGTAAGAAGTTTTAAACAAATCCTGAAAGATAATGAGATGATGTACCTTTGGAATGATGACATTCATTTTCATATCAATCCTGCTGGTCTTTGGACTTTTGGCGGACCTGCTGCTGATAGTGGATTGACTGGAAGAAAAATCGTAGTTGATCAGTATGGATGCCATTGCCCAATTGGTGGAGGGGCTTTCTCCGGTAAAAATCCTACAAAAGTTGACAGATCTGCAGCTTATATAGCTAGAAATATTGCAAAATCTATCGTTGCTAATGGTTATTCAGATATTTGTCAGGTTGAGTTGAGTTACGCAATTGGAGTTAAAGAACCAACAGCTATAAATATTGAATGTTTTGATACAAATAAAATTGACATCACAGAAATAATCAACAAAGTACAAAACAGCTACAATTTAACACCTAATGGCATAATTAAATGCTTGGATCTTAAAAAACCTATTTACCACCGAACAGCAAAATGCGGACATTTTGGCATCAACGGGTATAAATGGGAAGAGATCAAACAATTTTAA
- a CDS encoding SpoIIE family protein phosphatase, with product MPSRIIPIILVVDDDLTVRLILTKILRSEGFSTILAENLSEAENLLGNTNIDLILLDVNLPDGSGYDFCKNLQGTPKGNIPIIFISSNDTVKDKVDGFDVGGVDYIPKPFEVAEVLARVKTHLKLKFAYDELAILNAQRIEKLTKTQQKILPEQNKDPNSKYHAIVHQINNAGGDFYSITKVGNDVTDYVVADVSGHDVDSLFWIASLKALLHEYSTVVNSPAQILHSINKTLITLLPEGIFFTIIYVRVNCIAKKMTVTSGAHPHLIHINKEGVSDVITLNGDILGAFSEAYFETKSIDIKQGDRFFLYSDGLLDIKGDYTDEISKLSMMFLKYKDVNIVKAVETIYHERLKIINVDDDTLLLGVEI from the coding sequence ATGCCTAGCCGAATTATTCCAATAATATTGGTGGTTGACGATGACCTTACTGTAAGGTTGATACTTACAAAAATTCTTAGGAGTGAGGGCTTTTCTACGATTTTAGCCGAAAATTTGTCTGAGGCTGAAAATCTTTTAGGAAACACTAACATTGATTTGATTCTGCTTGATGTAAATCTACCCGATGGTTCAGGCTATGATTTTTGTAAGAATCTACAAGGTACACCAAAAGGTAATATTCCAATAATTTTCATATCATCTAATGATACAGTGAAGGATAAAGTGGATGGATTTGATGTAGGTGGTGTTGATTATATCCCAAAACCTTTCGAGGTTGCTGAAGTTCTTGCAAGAGTGAAAACTCATTTGAAATTGAAGTTTGCATACGACGAATTAGCCATTCTAAATGCACAAAGAATTGAGAAACTCACTAAAACTCAGCAGAAAATATTGCCAGAACAAAATAAAGACCCCAACTCAAAGTACCATGCTATCGTTCATCAGATTAATAATGCAGGTGGTGATTTTTATTCGATAACTAAAGTTGGTAACGATGTTACAGATTATGTGGTTGCAGATGTAAGTGGTCATGATGTAGATTCTCTATTTTGGATTGCATCCTTAAAAGCTCTTTTACATGAATATTCGACAGTTGTAAACAGTCCTGCTCAAATATTACATTCTATAAACAAAACATTGATAACTCTTCTTCCTGAAGGCATTTTTTTCACTATTATCTACGTCAGAGTTAATTGTATAGCAAAGAAAATGACCGTTACATCAGGAGCTCATCCACATCTGATTCATATAAATAAAGAAGGTGTTAGTGATGTCATAACATTAAATGGTGATATTTTAGGGGCTTTTTCAGAAGCTTATTTTGAAACTAAAAGCATCGATATAAAACAAGGCGATAGGTTTTTTCTATATTCAGATGGACTTCTTGATATCAAAGGTGATTACACTGATGAAATTTCAAAATTATCTATGATGTTTTTAAAATATAAAGATGTGAATATAGTTAAGGCTGTAGAGACAATATATCATGAAAGATTGAAGATAATTAATGTTGATGATGATACGTTGCTTCTTGGAGTGGAGATATAA
- a CDS encoding NifB/NifX family molybdenum-iron cluster-binding protein: MLSGKVAFPVEIDNGLDSYVYGHFGSAPMFVVVDIDSKSTILINNSEEHEHGQCNPVRNFASTKIDAIVTGGIGSGAIMKLNNAGIKVYRTNVAGKISDLLNDTSKLELLDPSSGCSHGHNH; this comes from the coding sequence ATGTTAAGCGGTAAAGTAGCTTTCCCTGTTGAAATTGACAACGGTTTGGATTCTTATGTTTATGGTCACTTCGGAAGTGCTCCAATGTTTGTGGTTGTAGATATTGATTCTAAATCTACTATTCTAATTAATAACTCAGAAGAGCATGAACATGGACAGTGTAATCCTGTAAGGAATTTTGCAAGTACAAAAATCGATGCAATTGTAACTGGAGGAATTGGTTCTGGTGCTATTATGAAATTAAATAATGCCGGTATAAAGGTTTACAGAACTAACGTTGCTGGTAAAATCTCCGATTTATTAAATGACACCTCAAAACTGGAACTCCTTGATCCAAGCAGTGGTTGTAGTCATGGTCATAATCACTAG
- a CDS encoding ABC transporter ATP-binding protein: protein MRVKLDNDSVILLKDIHKFYNLGSEVVKAVDGVNIEIKRGEFIAIMGASGSGKSTLMNILGCLDFPSSGEYYLNKTLVSKMSDDKLASIRNKEIGFIFQTFNLLARQNAIQNVELPLIYSGDNPDVRKNKAIEALNRVGLKGRMNHKPMEMSGGQRQRVAIARALVNKPSLILADEPTGNLDSTTSLEIMSLLKEIHEAGNTIVLVTHEADIAEFADKIVHMKDGKIDKIIRN from the coding sequence ATGAGGGTAAAATTGGACAATGATTCTGTAATTTTATTGAAAGATATACATAAGTTTTATAATCTTGGTTCCGAAGTAGTAAAAGCAGTAGATGGTGTTAATATTGAGATAAAGAGGGGGGAGTTCATTGCCATAATGGGGGCATCGGGTTCTGGGAAATCTACTTTGATGAATATTTTAGGTTGTTTGGATTTCCCAAGTAGTGGAGAGTATTACCTCAATAAAACACTGGTGTCAAAAATGAGTGATGATAAATTAGCTTCTATAAGAAATAAAGAGATAGGCTTTATATTTCAGACTTTTAATCTATTAGCCAGACAAAATGCTATACAGAATGTAGAATTGCCTCTGATTTATTCGGGAGACAATCCTGATGTGAGAAAAAATAAAGCTATTGAAGCTCTTAATAGAGTTGGTTTAAAAGGGAGGATGAATCATAAGCCAATGGAGATGTCGGGTGGACAGAGGCAGAGAGTAGCTATTGCAAGAGCATTGGTTAACAAACCTTCATTAATTTTGGCAGATGAACCAACAGGTAATTTAGATTCTACAACCAGTCTCGAAATAATGAGTTTGTTAAAGGAGATTCATGAGGCTGGAAATACGATTGTATTAGTCACTCATGAGGCAGATATCGCAGAATTTGCGGATAAAATTGTTCATATGAAAGATGGTAAAATAGACAAAATTATAAGGAACTGA
- a CDS encoding STAS domain-containing protein gives MPISNIERDGNKAMFYVHGNLTSANVSDMKEILKNEIKDGLNHLIFDFANTQIIDSSGIGILVATYNSVSKIGGRVEIVNASADIKKLLQHMRLSERLGVM, from the coding sequence ATGCCGATATCTAATATTGAAAGAGATGGTAACAAAGCTATGTTTTATGTTCACGGGAATTTAACTTCTGCCAATGTCAGCGATATGAAAGAGATTTTGAAAAATGAAATAAAAGATGGTTTAAATCATCTGATTTTTGATTTTGCCAATACTCAAATTATTGATTCCAGTGGAATTGGAATTTTGGTTGCTACTTATAATTCTGTTAGTAAAATTGGTGGTAGAGTTGAGATTGTTAATGCTTCAGCAGATATAAAGAAATTATTACAACATATGAGGTTAAGCGAAAGACTTGGTGTAATGTAA
- a CDS encoding ATP-binding protein produces MGNYKNIFSSTFPSMLDQVEKTCESMMQKLEELFGCPLKKSFDLKLLFFESMNNAIIHGNKNDNNKLVKVDLLISDKYLLFKVKDEGVGFNWKERINSISDVNNQDGRGFEIFKIYADKIEYNEDGTSLSIYVKIN; encoded by the coding sequence ATGGGTAATTATAAAAATATTTTTAGCTCAACATTCCCTTCTATGCTCGACCAAGTAGAGAAAACTTGTGAATCAATGATGCAAAAATTAGAAGAGTTGTTTGGTTGTCCATTAAAAAAATCTTTTGATCTGAAATTACTTTTTTTTGAGAGTATGAATAATGCTATCATTCATGGTAATAAAAATGATAATAATAAATTAGTCAAAGTGGATCTTTTAATAAGTGATAAGTACCTGCTTTTTAAAGTTAAAGATGAAGGAGTGGGTTTTAACTGGAAGGAAAGAATCAACTCAATTTCTGATGTCAATAATCAAGATGGTAGAGGTTTCGAAATATTTAAGATTTATGCGGATAAAATAGAATATAATGAAGATGGTACAAGTTTATCTATTTATGTGAAAATCAACTAA
- a CDS encoding DUF134 domain-containing protein — MGRPKKCRNINFKACCRHFIPDSDNTEINVLLTIDELEAIRLADFEELYQDNAAKEMGISRQTFGLIIQSAHKKIADAIVNGKVIKLERVFDCNCEICGKNNNCNCSNKKTSEENDVKR; from the coding sequence ATGGGGAGACCTAAGAAGTGTAGAAATATAAACTTTAAAGCATGTTGCAGACACTTCATTCCTGACTCTGATAACACGGAAATAAATGTTCTTTTAACTATTGATGAATTGGAGGCTATCAGGCTTGCTGATTTTGAAGAACTTTATCAAGATAATGCCGCAAAAGAGATGGGAATATCTAGGCAAACTTTTGGATTGATAATTCAATCTGCTCATAAAAAGATAGCTGATGCTATTGTAAATGGTAAAGTTATAAAACTTGAGAGAGTTTTTGATTGTAATTGTGAGATATGTGGTAAAAACAACAACTGTAATTGTAGTAATAAAAAAACTAGTGAGGAAAATGATGTTAAGCGGTAA